The Porites lutea chromosome 7, jaPorLute2.1, whole genome shotgun sequence genome includes the window ttttgtttccaGAAAACATTGAGATTGGACAGTCGTCTTCCAAGTTTTCCGGTTTGAGTGTCTGTAACAAATTAAACCTGTCCAATAACTAGTCTTGTTGGTGATGTACCAGTACATTTTATTGATAAACATACATGAAGGTAATAAAGCTCTGTCAGCATGATTTTCCCATGGTCtgtaatcacttggctcagTAGATCCTTCACTTGCTACACTGATGATATCTTCATCATCAGCCTTGTCACTATGGGGTGGAAGGTCCCGTATTCTCTGCTCTAATTCAGATATGTCTGtgactaaaaataataaaaagatttacccaaggctaaaagcaaagatcctgttaataaattataatttacttcaaacaataaacttgtaatcattgcaaagaaatatttttggagTTGAGCCTCCGATCggttgaaaactagtaactcgtcagcggataacttaaaaaaaacatgtattaaCATGTTATTTTGTATTGTAGCCCAGATGGTATTGGTATCAAGGCTTAAAACAAggccaattttttattatttaattatctACAgtattttaatgacaaaaacTCTATATTATGCTGAATGGTCCCACAGCTCTTCTCATTTCTTATGAGTGTACACCTGGAATTTGTTCCCACAGCACATATATGTGCAGTAAAAAAAGTTAGGAAAGACACTGCAGCCAATTACACTTCAGTAGAATTGAACTTACCAGAATCAGTGCTAGCAAATGACTCATCAAACACTCTTGATTCCCCATTTCTTCTTCTCAACACTTTCCTCTTTACATTTCTACTGCTTAGCCCTGATTGCTCATTAGGCAAACTCCCCACAGTGGAGGTTGATTCTGCTCTGACTGAAGGACCATTCATCGGGTAATAATGTGATGCATTCTCTTTACCAAAAGCCTCATGACTGGCCTAATTTTTGTACAGAAGGAGAATACCTTAAATGTACCTTTTTCAGGGTATTTATTAGGCATCAGAGATCAGAGAATTACCCATTTACTTCGCAGAATTCTCCAAGTTAGCAGtagcctatgactattttttattcagccATGGAGcccctttcaaaatattctccttcTTACTTTTGTCATAATGTTGTATGTCTTTCATGTGTAAGATAATTCAATTGTTATTACAGAGATAAGTTTGTGAACagtaaatgttttatttgggtTCAATTGAACAGCATGCAAGGGGTTGTttatattaataaaataattttaatgacCGTTAAATACGTGCAGTGCTACCTTGaaataattttagcattttggTTACAGCTTACTACGATAATCAGTAATTAGGAGGGCCAGACTGAAGTTGGGTGACAAGGTTTTGACCTCATAATGATATTACAGTGTGGCAACTTTTCATCATTGTTTCATTAGTAAAAATACCGATGGCTTGCAATTGCCTACCATCATAGCTGACCTAAAGTACAACAAGAAACATACTGATGACCATTAAACTTAGAGGTGAAGACAATAAAATATAACTTGTTTGGACCACAGAAAAAGGTGACCACAACTGCTGAGAGAGAGACCGCTTAAAGCAAGCCCATTAATAAAGtcttttcactcacgtggccagcatctatgcaaatttattggaacaaaagaaagcatttgcataacaaaagagttcaactcccacatgattggtttgggacaccaacatggccgccattttattgttttgggacaccaatatggccaccatgacgtcatgtgaaaacactctatatagTAGAACCCCATTAATACTGTCACCaatgggtaaaaaaaaactggccaTGTTAACGATGTGGCCATATTATCGGGCAggttcaaatttcatgactttagGGCCATAATGACAAATAGACCATACATCGCATTcgcattttttgaaaacaacttaCTGTTCTCATTAATAAACAACTGGAAAGGACATATCACGTACAGTAATTGAAAAAACTACTTCAAAATTTTTCCTTCAGTACATGAAGCTCTTAAAATTTGGCTATAAATCGCCACCAGTGCATTTTACGTGTACTGTAGTccaaaaacaatacaaaagTAAGCTCATATTACTAGGTCAATAAAATTGACATGTCACAGGCATGTcaattttctaaatttcaaaCGATTGGCCATATTATAATTAACAGGGTGAAATTATAAGCGATTCTACCatttgggattttaaaatgtgaCCATTGGCCGTAATAATGGGTGACCACATTAACTGGGGTTTTTTATGTGGAAATGTATGGCCATTTTGCTGGGACAAAAAATTAGCCGTAAAAACGAGGTGACCAcatattaccgaggtggccataaggcggggttccactgtataggTTTGATGTTATTACTGGTTCTTACCTTTGTCACATGGGCAACTGATTTTGGTCTTGGAAACACAGTATCCTCAAGAGGATATCGGTATCTATCAGGCACAGAATGTCTCTCTTTGATGCTGTCGAAAGCTAAatgagaaaacacaaaaataaaaattctttattatCACGTTAAGGATCCCTTTGCAACCGAAACAACAACTGTTTAGGGCTTAAGGACAAGGGTGGAAAGATGTCTCACATTTTGGGCTAAGATGGGAGTAGTTCATGCAGATCAGTTAAAATGCAAATGTGATTGAtcaaaaactttttaaacagGAGGTTTGCTTGCAGATGAAAAAAAGCTCTAAGTTAGATCTCTAACCCTGATCACAAAATAACCTTGCCCCCACAAGCGAGCAACCAAGACTCACCCCATTCCAACCATTCTCGTTCCCAACTTCAACCTTATTTATTAAAAATGGTTTTACAATAGACTGCCCCGCAATCCCCACATCTATTTaaggaaattcaaaaacaaaaaaggaattgaAAGAGAGTTGGAAGGCATGTTATTTTATACATACAAATTATTAATAACTGTTAATCCAACTTTCAAAATTATCAATGGCGTCTCAATATAgtcattttctctttttaaaatatcGGAGAGCAAATCCCTGATTTACATTTGTAAATTCCTTTTTAGGAAGATCCCTAATATGACAGGGTATCTCATTCCAAAGTTTTACGCCAAAACAAGAGAGGGAGTTTTGTGTTTTTCCAGCTTTGAAGTAGATGACAGGGATGTACTCTAAGACTAGCagagcctggtggcccctggcacccaacttttgttcttgggcaaCTAGACTTCTtagatttcttagtttttttaatACTTAATCAAATGcagggcaccctagattttacaagTTTatagcactgggctcccttcaattgtCCATAGAGCATAGCCTTGGATGATCATGAATAATTTTACAAATGAATTGACAAGGTTTTTCAAGTAAATTTGGGAGATTTGGTGGCAAATTGTTGTTACTGATATCATGCATTATACCAGCGGGGCTAACCAAAGGACCGCAGCTCTGAGAACGAGAATCGACTCATCCCATGGCCCATGTTCTAAGGGGCTTTACCTACCCCCATCCCAACTAAGGTTGAGTTGTAACAGGtaaatatacattttcataccACTTGTTGAAGATGACGAAGTTTCATCTCTGCTCCCATCTAAGTAACTATCAGTGTAATAGCTGTCACTAGTGGAAGAGTTAAAATACCCCCTTCCTCTTGATTCTGCTCTTTCAGCTTCAATAAGATGCTTAAGGTCTACAAGGCAAAATATAACCAGGTGTAATAtaattgtaaatatttaaacTAGATCGAGAGTATATCTATACTGTCGATAGAAAAGAGGAAAATGTTTGGTTGAGAGAATACCTCtttcagcaaaacaacaaaaatagagTCAAACTGTCAGGCTAAGTTTTAGGCCTGGGCCCAgatgttcgaaggccgattaacGCTTAACACAGGGTTAAAAccccagttttcttttcttttgttaaaaagcatttttcttgctggataattttctctgttactTTTAGGAGCATCCAAACATCAACtcgttgacaaaaagaattaaactgaatttactttttaagctttcgtatctgaattcaaatttcgctctaaccttgggttatcttaacccagctttgagcAACCCTGCCCTGGTTCCTCGAAAAAAGTTTAAGCTAGGATTAAgtcaaattttaagcaagggtTTCTTCTCTAAAAACATGCAACTCAAGCAAGTTAAGTTAAAGCCTGGTCACCATATGATCGTCCCGATTGCCccagtcatttaaaaaaattttgagacGATCTGGGTGACTGGTGACTGGTAGTTTCCACATAATCGTTTCAACAGCCTCAAAGACAAGAGACGCGGGGTTGTCAGCAATATCTCTGGGTGAGACAATAGAATTTTTGCGCGTGTTTTGCAAACAAGCCAAACATAACAAAGGATTTTGCCTTGCTATCTGCTTTTCCTCTCGATTTTGCAGCGTCAAGAAGCTAGAAGAGTTCCACAAAGTCATAGTATCACATTGCGAACGTGATGTAATGGACTTTCTCTAGTTTCAAATAGTGCCCATACGCGaacatttttgtattatttttttcgacTCCAGTGGAGTCCAGGCTAAATGCATTCTTGACTACTGGATTAAAAGTGATGATTTCTGGGATAGCCTTCGATCATCCCGATCGTCTCAGTTCCATTTGATCGCTTCAAAATTTACACGATTGTCCCGATCGTCCTGATCTCAACTCAAGGTCGTCCGGGTCGTTTGCGATCGTCTAAGtagcgtttccatatgatcgtctcAATCGTCTGAACATTATTTGAGACGACTGGGACGAtccggacgatcatatggaaaccaggctttactGGCTCGAGATACAGAAAAGATAATGCAGGGATACAGCTTCaaagtggcagggtattctgcagttactCCTAATGCAATTATGAAAGAAAGGAGCTCTGAAAGTTCATACATGTAAACAATGATGCATGATCGATTGATTACTTAGCTCGCCGATAAATGCCTCTTGCAACTTCCAAACTCTACAAAGCCATAACAAACCTCTTTGAAACTCTTTGAGCTTATCATCAGGTATGTTTGAATATCCAAGTTCTTCTAGCTTTCTTCTAATCTCCTCCTCACTAAATTCGTAGCTTTGTGCCATGCTTTTACTTCAAAAACGTTCACTGTTCACCGAAAAATGTTTTGGAAAAATGACTAACGGTAGGCTTCTAGTGCCCAGGCCGCCCCGGACAAATAGGCACGTGGTTCTTGACGTAAACAAAAGAATGCCGGGGGCTTTAGGTGGCGACGTTTGTTGGGTTCGAACCCGCGTCAAACTCACGTGAATTCACTTACGGCTCAAATGTCATAAAAACTCTCGTCACACTATAGTTTCTTTGCAGACGAGAATCAGGTCGTGGACTTGTGCAAACAGTGAAATTTGGTGGCAAGGTACGGTGTGTTTTCATGTTTGCATTCCGGCATCGGCTTTTTAACGCGCCAAAAATAGCTAAAACAGGGGCTTCTCCTTCTAAATTTGCGACTTTTTTTGCTTATCTATTGCAGGATTTCAGGCATGATGTTTTTGCCGGTTTTCGCTGTGGCTTTGCTTTGTCAGACGGCTACGTCTTTTAGTATTTTCAGGTAATGATACCTTTTCTTGCATCGAAGAGACTACTGTGATTCAATTAAATGCTTCAATGAAACTGCAAATTAATTATTGCGTTAACGGTAATAAATTTCACTTACGTGTTGACTCAAGATTCTTAAGAGAGAGTAACTGAACAAACGGAAATGTTTATTGATAGCGTATAAGAGTTTGCATTTGAGTATCCAGCCGACCGGCCGGCTGTTCATCGCTTGGATACATGTTCACTTTAAAAGCTTTATATAAATTCAGTTACTTGCAGCTCGTAATTAACTGCTCGAGCCAGCGAAgggtgaaaaaaattgagggcttAAAAGTTTCCGACTCCCGTTTCCGGGGTATAGATCTTTGCGGAAATGTTCCAAagatatttcttttaaaacgaGAAAAGTTTGTAAAAGAGGTCTGTTGTTTAATGTAAGCGCCTGGAAATATTTCTTCTTGCATTGTACGCATTCTCccatgaacattaacagagttggATGGAAAAACATCTCGGACTGCGCTCACCGGGAGGCCTGTTCACATGCAGAAGTTTTATTGAATAGTGTTTTAGCTAAGGTGGGCATTCCAGCGTTGAACTAAGTTGGAAATACAGTATTTATCATATTTGATCATCATTTTCCCATTCTTTAACACCTTTCAAGCAGCAAGGTTACCAGAAAACTCAGTGCTTTGCTTTGGCGCTTGCTCTTTCTTTGGTAGTTCAGGGTTGCCTGGGAAGGGGCTTACCTGTCTAGGTATACATCTGGAAAAGTGTTGGCCAATAAACCAAGATCTCCCTTAATAACTGTAAACCCCGAAGAAGATACTTAATACCCCCAAAGCCTTGGCTGACATCTGGTAcatggttttattttattacatcatgattttttttctaacatTTGCTTGTGATCTTTGGTGAAGAATAATTGTTGCATGACTTACCCAAAAGTTTAGAGACAATAGATTTATCTCAGTGGTCTGCAGACATGACTGGCAGACAGTTTGGAGACATATCTTATTCCAGGCTGTATAACACTGCTCCATTAAAAAGGGGATTAAACATCTCctcttttttttaagtattaAGTAAAAGGAATGAAAGTGTaactaaggcccagttcaaacatCGAACTTTCAAACCTAATTATTAAGTTTGGCACATGTAAATTACAATATGTGAATCAATTAGGATAATAAATTATAAACAGATTTGAATTTGGGTCGTCCCACAATATATATTCTATTATTGACCGATCATGAGCTCTTCCAATAGAAATTGGCAAGAAGTCAACTTGTTGAACTTCACATTCTGCTGAATTTAATTGCATAAATTACGTTCACGTATTCCTTCAATAAAACTGTTCTTTTTAGTTGTAGCTAGTTGTTTTCAGTGCGTTTGTGGACAAAACTCACAGTCTAAGCACATTAATATGATGTTGACAGCACTCTCATTGAAGATTTTGAGTCTAGTCCAGACTGAAACTGCAGGGAAGTTAAAAACAGTCTTTGAAATCTCTCTTTGAAGCTATATCCATGGTCACAAACCTGCATTCATTTTCAGCAGAACAGATCTTTCTGTGGATGCAGACTTTAACCTGTTTATCTTAACCCAGTGGTGGCCCCAGACCATGTGTTATGATCAAATGGTAAGTTTTTCCTTCATCTATCTCTTGATTATTCTAACACAAGATGTaggtatttttttattatttagggCTCCTATTGATAACAGATATACTTTTAAGTATTCTGAAGGGATTACCCTagttaaataaaggtttactactactactaggcAAGATGACACTCTTGATAATGAATTTGTTTGGTATGACCTGCCTATTAAACCCAGGGAAACTCCCATATGAATAGAAAATTTGGGGATGCCCAACAATTTTGGTCTCATATTTTACCcctaacaaaatgaaaaaaagagatTTAATATTGCTTGCTAGGGTAGTGTTTAAAGAAATACGTAAATAGAAAATCAAACACATCTTTACTATAAATGTTATGTGCTATTTTGCAAAATAATGAAGATAGTACAcatgttctgattggctaacaacctatggtttattgtgctggtaaactcatagaaaactgaaaaattttctgttttactttaagttatttgataaaaacaatagaccgcactttctatgggtttactggcgtgataacccacttgggatgttgggagaacatgagaaaagcttgtaaaacaCTCGCCTTGAGCTTGTGATTCACAAGCTTTTCTCATGTTCTCCCAACTTCCCGcatgggttatcacgccggtaaacccatagaaagtgtggtctattacTTAAGTATAGTATACAATATTCAACATTTTATTCTCAGGTTTGGTTCTGGAAATTGACTGCCTGTTATGGTATAGTCTATTTCAGGGGTATAAAACCTGAGCCACGTACACCCTGATAGTTCTTCTTTTATGGgtttaaatctttatttactgGTGAGTATCACTATCCTTTTCATGGGAGAGTCACCCCAACCCCACCCCTAAGCTTTTAAAACTCTTTCCCTTATTTTACAGGCCAAAAAAACCCCATTTCCATTATACTCGGCATCTTTTGATATTATTTTAGCTTAACTTGTTAACAGGGTGAAATAGGCACTTATATTTTATAATGGTAGTTGCTTAAATACATCTATAAGTGCCACAGTGAGCATAGAATTAAAAGAAACTTTCTTGCCTGATTTTCCAGCTGCGAAGCCTATCAATCCAGAGTCAAACCTATATAGTTGTACTTTCGAAGTTGCCATGTTTGCATACATTGATCTGCACAGGTCTGACTCATCCAGACATGTTTCATTCCAATGTGCATTCACAAGTATCAGTATCTTATTTGACCTATTCATAATTCTTTTCTGATTTGTTTTAACTTGTAGACTGAAGAGAACTTCAAGCGCGTTAAAATGAATCAAACTAAAAGCTGTGTGCCTGAAGGAGTCACGAAGTGGACAATTCACGGATTATGGTAGTGATTGGCATGAGTTCCATTTTATCTTCCTGTATCGTATATAAttaatatacagatttagccaaggccaaaagcaATTTAGCTCTCactggaaatttttttctcagcctggcccacattggtgggaggtgagtgctctcaccactgcacgGAGTGCACTGTCCCTTGCTCCCCATATAGCTCTCTTATGTTAATGTATggcatatttaacaattattcctcaagcccgaatatgcatatttaacaattattcctcgagcccgaatgggctctgagtcaatagcctatgAAGCCTAGGcccgagaataaaaaaaaatttagctacagtaaaaacctgcgtataagaacctaggtttttccaagttagcctaaacaggttcttataaatataaatggtatttagtgtaaaattaggctaactaggttcttaattaggttcttaacttttgttcaagaaataaagctgaatttttaaatgatctggtGTTTAATGTCCAAAAACAGTATTCTTGGAGGCTTCGTTAAGCAAAATACTATACTATTTTAATCTGATTCTGTTACAATCAAACCTATGGTAAAGTTTTATGTAACCATGCTATAGTGTTTAGAGTATTATTGCATACAGActgtgttatatatatatatatatatatatattttttttttttttgagaaaatttcttaattctatatatatatatatatatattttttttttttgaaaataagaacctgttttaggaTTTTAGCCTACAATGGTTCTTATGTGAAgggtgcttaaaaatgaaattttagcctaacaggttcttaaatgttaggttcttatacgcgggttttttaCTGTAGTTAAAGCtggactttaatccttttttgctgccaaaaagcccgcacttttcgctactagtgagctataacatatagcctagtagtagctcaaccaatcagaacacagcattgataatagaccactagttggattttacgaaaatgaaatattgctttctttttctttttttcttttttctacctACCTCCTTTTTTATTCACCCCTCTGTTAGCTTCCTGCCACCAATTATTTCCGTTATTTTTAAGCACAT containing:
- the LOC140943252 gene encoding centriolar and ciliogenesis-associated protein HYLS1-like, with translation MAQSYEFSEEEIRRKLEELGYSNIPDDKLKEFQRDLKHLIEAERAESRGRGYFNSSTSDSYYTDSYLDGSRDETSSSSTSAFDSIKERHSVPDRYRYPLEDTVFPRPKSVAHVTKASHEAFGKENASHYYPMNGPSVRAESTSTVGSLPNEQSGLSSRNVKRKVLRRRNGESRVFDESFASTDSVTDISELEQRIRDLPPHSDKADDEDIISVASEGSTEPSDYRPWENHADRALLPSFIRPVVGPPLSRKKTDPVSRYHQFKDEWKAKKAPGEKSHKNLRWNVRGKMLQCDVFEKPQRNYVPNNYVVPTEKKRQALRWEVRSNLARV